The following DNA comes from Xyrauchen texanus isolate HMW12.3.18 chromosome 21, RBS_HiC_50CHRs, whole genome shotgun sequence.
ACCTTGAAGAATAAGAgaacataaaatattataaatggcTTTAGTGTGATGTCAAATTACCAGATAAACATCAAAAATATGTATAACCCGGTTTTATTTATATCAAAGTTAAAAATACTTAATGAACTGACCTAGATTGATGAATTTCAATGCACCAAAAAACGTATTTTCAAAGTCCAGGTTTTGGTTAGGTGTTTTGGTGCAGTGGTATTTAATGAAAGGGAAAGCACCAGTTCTGAGGATTTGGTAGTTCACTCCCTGCACCAGCCAGTTGAAGTTTGACAGTCCGAACTGATCATTGATGACGGCACTGTAGCGCACACAGAAGGAAGTCCAGGGAGGGAGTTTGCGCTGTGTGAGGTGACACGTTAACACTTCAGAGGCAGCAGGACGTTGAGCTTTATTCCCAAATGTGCTGGGGAACAGCACAACTTTTAGAAAGCCTCTGTGGAGTCTCCgcagaaattctgtcataatttcgaGAGGGTTTTCAAGAGCAGCTCTTGGTACATAACGTCATTTCGTCACAAATAATGGTGGTTTACAAAGCCACGAGAAACAAAAGCCCCCAACCAACCGAGCATCAATAACTGACGGATCTGAGCTGCTTTACTGAAATAATGAGTCTTCTGTATCTGTTCAATCACTGTAATTGTACGGCGCGAGCGACAACGGTTTGGTTGTCAGTGAAGGTTGCGCAACTATATACAGGAGCGACGTTCATACTCGTTTGACAAACATTTACACAATGCTGCTTCCCCTTTCTACTAAAAGATTAAACAAAAATTACGATTAGTTTACAAGTATTAGGCAGAAATGTAAGAAGCGTTGCAGCATATTAGCCTTCACTGTGGTGCGTTTTTCTCTTCTCCGGATAGAAACAAACAAGTGCTTTTTTTGTTCCTATATCCCATTCATGAATGGAATGCATAAATATTTTATGGATTAAATGTACTGAGTCGATGTattaaccctcagagacccagTGCGGCAGACTTGTTTGTTTAAagcaataaaatactttttttgtatttaaaattgtattaaactaCTAATAATAGTTGCTGACACTCTGAGCTGTATCACAGCAACAGTTTTAGTGGGGGGATGCATATTGAAATTCACACACAAAATACTCCCCAAATAAAAGCATACtcaaaatcaagatttttttataaCCACTGGCTTCCTATAAAAtcgagtaaaaaataaaatacatcatCATTGTCAAGGTTTGGGTCTCTGAAGGTTAAATTAATCTCTTGTATTGTTTGCATTGTACACTGGAAAAAAGATTTGTGGTTAAGTAAATATGTCTAgtagaaaagattaagtactttttccattaaattagttagtttaatcatgaacttgaaaatattaagtaaattctatattggtactcaattcaaacatgtaaaatgaATGCTCtgcttataaatatatattattcatgATTGTTTATCTTTTCAACGTATCATCATGAATCAATTCTAAacctttttcatatttattcGCTAATTTGTGGAAATTTCACAggcaaataaaataagtacatttaagtACTtcgcttgaataattaatgagcttgcatggtttcactgtttgcaagtttatttacagcGTTtctattgttgattttgttatgtttggtaacttcttgttttgtgaagccTGAAGTTCAATTTCTACTCAAAATGTGCACGGCATTACGGGCCGCACTCTCAGAGCATGCGCGGATCAACTAGCGGGTGTTTTAACTGACATTTTCAGTCTCTCCTCTCCTGTCCCTGTCTGTGGTTCCTACATGCTTTAAGATACCCACCATTGTGCCCCTACCAAAACAGTCAACGATATCTTGCCTAGGGGCCTGGGtatttcagtgagtaaagacactgacaacCACCACTGCAGTTCGCGAGTTCGAATTCcagggcgtgctaagtgactccagcaaggtctcctaagcaaccaaattggtctggttgctagggatggtagagacacatggggtaaccttctcgtggtcactataatgtggggcacgtggtaagttgtgagtggatgctacggagaattgcgtgaagcctccacacgagctatgtctccgcagtaacgcactcaacaagccacacgatgAGATGTgtgggttgacagtctcagacgtggaggcaactgagattcgtcctccaccacccggattgagccaccacgaggatttacatttacgcatttggcagacgctttcatccaaagcaatttacagtgcacttattacagggataatccccccggagcaacctggagttaagtgacttggccgtggggctcgaaccagcaactttctgattaacagatatgtgctttagcccactacaccaccaccactgatttagagtgcattgggaatttgggcattacaaattggaaggaaaaagaaaaaaaaaagaaaagatggacccactacagtttgcttaCAGAagcaaccgctccactgatgatgccattgcagttacaatacacactgctctttcccacatggaaaaaaggaacacatacacttctgttcaaaagtttggggtcacttgactgaaatgtttcacatgatcttaaaaaaccttttgatctaaaggcttatgcttaaatgtttgaaattatttttgtagacaaaaatataattgtgccaacatattaatttattcattacaaaactacagtttataaaaataaaaaaaagtttttaaaatggatgacttgggcctaataaaaacaaacaaaaaaagcagcTAATAAATGCCCAGtattgatgggaactccttcaataaaaAGCATCcatggtgatacctcaagaagctggttgagaaaatgtcaagagtacatttctgcaaagtcTATggaaagggtgactactttgaagatgctaaaatataacattgttttgatttcttttggatTTTGTTAGTCACAACACAATTCCTATTgttccatttctgttcttccatagttttgactttactattatctttaaatattatctttaaaaaagaataataataaagattgagtaagtgaccctaaacattTGACCGATAgtgtatgtgagaatgctgtttgtagactacagctcagcattcaacaccatagtgccctccaagcttgaccCGAAACTctggctctgggcttaaacagctcgctgcaccgctggatcctggacttcctgtcaggcagacgtcaggtggtcaGAATGGGTAGTAACATCTCCTCACCACTGACCCTCTctacactggagccctgcagggctgtgttctcagcccactcctgtattccctgtacacacatgactgtgtggcaacagtgCCAACATCAAGTTcactgatgatacgacggtggtaggtctgatcactgataATGATGAAACACACTcttgacacactggtgtcaggagcacaacctctccctcaacgtcagcaagaccaaggagcttgtggtggacttcaggagaaaagacagaggaCACAGCcctcaccatcaatggagcaccagtggagagagtcagcagcttcaagttcctctgtgtccacatcactgaggaactcacatggtccgtccacactgaggccatagTGAAGAAGGcccaccagcgcctcttcttcctgaaatggttgaggaagtttggaattaaCCACCagatcctcacatggttctacaacagtactgtagagagcatcctgactggctgcatcaccacctggtatggcaatagcaccacccacaactgcaaagccctgcaaatggtggtgtgaactgccagacacatcatcggaggtgagcttccctccctccaggacatatataacaggcagtgtgtgaaaaaagctcggaggatcatcagaggctccagccacccgagtcatgggctgctctcactgataccatcaggcaggcggtatcacagcatcaggacctacaccagccgacttcatgacagcttcttcccccaagccattagacttttgaactcttgatctctcaaaatcaacatatatcagcactgcactttattaatctcacactggactgtcataaattatattctcttaataatacactggcaactgactatcaactgacagcctgaatgtcaatacaaccACTATACAACCTTACTGCATATTtatagatattatttttattgtatactgtgtattcaatattgtgtgtattgtatactgtacattgtacagtatattattatttgtatattgtgttgtgtgtaattatgtgtatattaattttgtaaattgtgttgtgtaaatctgatatttattgtaaattggtatatgtctcatcactgccatgactgctatgttgcttggaactgcacacaggacattcacccactgttgcacttgtgtatatggttaattgacaataaagtgatttgaagGATTTGAACAGGTAAATTATCTGTTGATTATTACTGTCATAGTGTTCTGTGCAGCAAGTGTTGATGTCTGCGTGCGCAGCTTGGAAATACTAGTTCACTGAAGATATGTTCACTACACATCATAGCATGTACTAAACTTCCTTGTAGAAGGTTTCTGTTTGTAAtgttacattattaataattagtAAAAAAGAAGTTCAATGTTTAagatgtacaaataaaatatatattttttaaattcactAAGTTTTACATCAAATTTatgtacatcagatttgtaaataaaagttgttgtattaactaaaatgtttaagttaaattgactcattgtaatcaatattatttcatgaagttaagtagatttcacttaattttataccattaaaatttactaaaacttttaaaaaaactataaaaataaaaattaaatcttATTTGTAATGGTTTTCAGtgtagaacgtctaggttacgtatgtaacctccgttccctgatggagggaacgagacgttgtgtcagagaagcgacactaggggtctctcttgagcgccgatattcacctctgaactatgaaaaaaggccaatgagagttggcaaccagtatttacatgtcccgcccccggacatacgggtatttaagcggcgcaaatacgggagttcattcaggatttttctgaggagccggaaatggtccggcccaacagtggctcggctcagcgacgtggcaggggagacacaacgtctcattccctccatcagggaacggaggttacatacgtaacctagacgttccccttctgtcgctctctccacgttgtgtcagagaagcgacactaggggtccacttataaaagcgccacgcgctgagccgtgtatgtgaactgctgatacaggagcgagcaggtattcttacgtgcaggacgaccaactgtatcaggctgcacgtacccttccccaatgccccatttaagccatcaggattccttatcgttaccccggaagggggaacaaggtgctggccgccaacctgggaacgggccaagcctggccgggccacttttctctctatgtttctcgcatagagcaacttcggccggggcccttacacgcattgagggaagggggtcttagcccttattcagggcggagaagaccctgcggaggccacgcctacccgagaggggaggcaagtttaa
Coding sequences within:
- the c21h15orf61 gene encoding uncharacterized protein C15orf61 homolog, with the translated sequence MTEFLRRLHRGFLKVVLFPSTFGNKAQRPAASEVLTCHLTQRKLPPWTSFCVRYSAVINDQFGLSNFNWLVQGVNYQILRTGAFPFIKYHCTKTPNQNLDFENTFFGALKFINLGIPCLAYGLGSWMVVGVTETVQTSAGPVNLYFAYKESEGAQY